In Streptomyces sp. TS71-3, the following proteins share a genomic window:
- a CDS encoding molybdopterin-dependent oxidoreductase: MLDLRHLDPRRLDPRRLDPRRLDPRRLDPRRLDPRRLDPRRLDLENDALPTSPRFWRSPLRGPWLTSLLGVVLLGGITLVFVTGLLSYAAYNPNLLRGVNDQTPDKGLLGFYLFSWPTHPHWLYRLTQGVHVTLGIVLIPVVLAKLWSVVPKLFELPPARSIGHALERVSLLLLVGGILFELVTGVLNVQLDYLFPGSFYPLHFYGAWVFFAAFVLHVVLRAPQAVRVLRDGGWRSAAAGPATRRVAAEAEGLTSPRPAAATLGRRGALGLVGAGSLALLVVTAGQSIGGSLRRVALLAPHGWSSPDSGLNRGANSFQINKTAASIAIDSRETGEAWRLVVKGPGGVVRLDREALLRMPQHTAALPIACVEGWSTDDQHWSGVRLRDLAALVGYASEADYTDRGGVRGGARPAPDVFVESLQRGGAFRKAALRANQVRDPRSLLALHVNGADLSPDHGFPARVIVPAAPGVLNTKWVASMTFGDL; the protein is encoded by the coding sequence ATGCTCGACCTACGGCACCTCGACCCTCGACGCCTCGATCCCCGACGCCTGGATCCCCGACGCCTGGATCCCCGACGCCTGGATCCCCGACGCCTGGATCCCCGACGTCTCGATCCGCGACGCCTCGACCTGGAGAACGACGCGCTTCCCACCTCTCCGCGCTTCTGGCGGAGCCCGCTGCGCGGCCCCTGGCTGACGTCGCTGCTGGGTGTGGTCCTGCTCGGCGGGATCACCCTGGTCTTCGTCACGGGCCTGCTCTCGTACGCCGCCTACAACCCGAACCTGCTCCGCGGCGTCAACGACCAGACCCCGGACAAGGGGCTCCTCGGCTTCTACCTCTTCTCCTGGCCGACCCACCCGCACTGGCTGTACCGGCTGACGCAGGGGGTGCACGTCACGCTCGGGATCGTGCTGATCCCGGTGGTGCTGGCCAAGCTCTGGTCGGTGGTCCCCAAGCTGTTCGAGCTTCCGCCGGCCCGCTCGATCGGGCATGCGCTGGAGCGGGTCTCGCTGCTGCTGCTCGTCGGCGGCATCCTCTTCGAGCTGGTCACGGGCGTGCTCAACGTCCAGCTCGACTACCTCTTCCCGGGCTCGTTCTACCCCCTGCACTTCTACGGGGCGTGGGTGTTCTTCGCCGCGTTCGTGCTGCACGTGGTGCTGCGGGCGCCGCAGGCCGTGCGGGTGCTGCGGGACGGCGGCTGGCGGAGCGCCGCCGCGGGTCCCGCGACCCGGCGGGTGGCCGCCGAGGCCGAGGGCCTCACCTCGCCCCGGCCCGCCGCGGCCACGCTCGGCCGGCGCGGTGCGCTCGGCCTGGTCGGGGCGGGCTCGCTGGCGCTGCTGGTGGTGACCGCGGGGCAGAGCATCGGAGGGTCGCTGCGCCGCGTCGCGCTGCTCGCCCCGCACGGCTGGAGCAGCCCCGACTCGGGCCTCAACCGCGGCGCGAACTCCTTCCAGATCAACAAGACCGCCGCCTCCATAGCGATCGACTCCCGGGAGACCGGCGAGGCCTGGCGGCTCGTCGTCAAGGGCCCGGGCGGCGTCGTACGCCTCGACCGCGAGGCGCTGCTGAGGATGCCGCAGCACACGGCGGCCCTGCCGATCGCCTGCGTGGAGGGCTGGTCGACGGACGACCAGCACTGGAGCGGCGTACGGCTGCGCGACCTCGCGGCGCTCGTGGGGTACGCGTCCGAGGCGGACTACACGGACCGCGGCGGCGTCCGCGGCGGGGCCCGGCCCGCGCCCGACGTGTTCGTCGAGTCCCTCCAGCGCGGGGGCGCCTTCCGGAAGGCCGCACTCCGCGCCAACCAGGTGCGCGACCCCCGCTCGCTGCTGGCCCTGCACGTCAACGGCGCCGACCTCTCCCCCGACCACGGCTTCCCGGCCCGCGTCATCGTCCCCGCCGCCCCCGGCGTGCTGAACACCAAGTGGGTGGCATCCATGACCTTCGGAGACCTCTGA
- a CDS encoding bifunctional 2-polyprenyl-6-hydroxyphenol methylase/3-demethylubiquinol 3-O-methyltransferase UbiG: MVDPYAEALRSGRGPLFLRRPDGWLLPLEVERWCAGPDAADLSALRECRGAVLDIGCGPGRLVAELAARGHLVLGIDVNEAAVAHTRRLGGQALVRSVFDPLPAEGRWDTALLIDGNIGIGGDPLALIRRVGALLSPGGLLLAETAPVDVDERARVRIDDGRGAAGSLFDWARVGTPALLRHARTLGWYPVRQWASEGRSFVALRRRASRLPAARTASQSADSTNSAAVISSQRGRKPLPVRAVADS, translated from the coding sequence ATGGTCGATCCGTACGCGGAGGCGCTGCGCAGCGGGCGCGGGCCGCTCTTCCTGCGGCGGCCGGACGGCTGGCTGCTCCCGCTTGAGGTGGAGCGCTGGTGCGCCGGGCCCGACGCGGCCGACCTGTCCGCGCTGCGGGAGTGCCGGGGCGCCGTGCTCGACATCGGCTGCGGCCCCGGCCGGCTGGTCGCGGAGCTGGCGGCGCGCGGGCACCTCGTGCTCGGCATCGACGTCAACGAGGCGGCCGTCGCCCACACGAGGCGGCTCGGCGGGCAGGCCCTGGTGCGTTCCGTCTTCGATCCGCTGCCCGCCGAGGGCCGCTGGGACACCGCCCTGCTGATCGACGGCAACATCGGCATCGGCGGCGATCCGCTCGCCCTGATCCGCCGCGTCGGCGCCCTGCTCTCGCCCGGCGGGCTGCTGCTCGCCGAGACCGCGCCCGTCGACGTCGACGAACGCGCCCGGGTCCGCATCGACGACGGCCGGGGCGCCGCGGGCTCCCTGTTCGACTGGGCCCGGGTCGGCACCCCGGCACTGCTCCGCCACGCCCGCACGCTGGGCTGGTACCCGGTGCGTCAGTGGGCCTCGGAAGGACGGTCCTTCGTGGCGCTGCGCCGCCGCGCCAGCAGGCTGCCCGCGGCCCGTACCGCCAGCCAGAGCGCGGACAGCACGAACAGCGCGGCCGTGATCAGCAGCCAGCGCGGCAGGAAGCCGCTGCCGGTGAGGGCGGTGGCCGACTCGTAG
- a CDS encoding DUF2064 domain-containing protein, protein MSARQNRGPGAETDPGTRTETGTRTGPRAAAAAPTGRPGGTTVLVIAKEPRPGRVKTRLTPRFTPEEAAQLAAASLADTLDTVLAVPARRRVLVLDGEPGPWLPPGMEVIPQVAGGLDERLAAAFGQCTGPALLVGMDTPQLTPALLAPALGARAWLDCDAWFGPAEDGGFWALGLAAPDPALLRGVPMSTAGTGAAQRARLTSAGLRVRDLPLLRDVDTPDDAERVAADAPATRFAAALAGLTRTGAR, encoded by the coding sequence ATGAGCGCCCGGCAGAACCGCGGCCCGGGCGCGGAGACGGACCCGGGCACGCGCACGGAGACGGGCACGCGCACCGGTCCGCGCGCGGCGGCGGCGGCCCCGACCGGCCGCCCCGGCGGCACCACCGTGCTGGTCATCGCGAAGGAACCCCGGCCCGGGCGGGTGAAGACCCGGCTCACCCCCCGGTTCACCCCCGAGGAGGCCGCCCAACTCGCCGCGGCCTCGCTCGCCGACACCCTGGACACCGTGCTGGCCGTCCCCGCGCGCCGCCGGGTGCTCGTGCTGGACGGTGAGCCCGGCCCCTGGCTGCCGCCCGGCATGGAGGTGATCCCCCAGGTGGCGGGCGGGCTCGACGAGCGGCTCGCCGCGGCCTTCGGGCAGTGCACGGGCCCCGCGCTCCTGGTCGGCATGGACACCCCGCAGCTCACGCCCGCCCTGCTGGCGCCCGCACTCGGCGCGCGGGCGTGGCTGGACTGCGACGCGTGGTTCGGGCCGGCGGAGGACGGCGGCTTCTGGGCGCTCGGCCTCGCCGCCCCCGACCCCGCGCTGCTGCGCGGCGTCCCCATGTCCACCGCCGGCACCGGCGCCGCCCAGCGCGCCCGGCTGACCTCCGCGGGGCTGCGGGTGCGGGACCTGCCCCTGCTGCGCGACGTGGACACCCCGGACGACGCCGAGAGGGTCGCCGCGGACGCCCCCGCCACCCGTTTCGCCGCCGCCCTGGCCGGCCTCACCCGGACCGGCGCCCGGTGA
- a CDS encoding glycosyltransferase family 2 protein: MTPSDPLPHPAPSAPSDPSAVPDPGGAPAVDVVLPCLDESEALPWVLSRVPAGWRAIVVDNGSTDGSAEVARTLGATVVHEARRGFGAACHAGLTAATADIVCFCDCDASMDPGLLAPFVREVTAGQSDLVLGRRRPQRRDAWPPHARAGNFALARMLRRRTGVRLHDLGPMRAARRTALLDLDLTDRRSGYPLQMVVRAADAGWRIAEHDVPYLPRTGKSKVTGTWRGTWHAVRDMRKVLREPAGPGHGRGHQAVPGTTAAANAEASPRTETPTA; the protein is encoded by the coding sequence GTGACTCCCTCAGATCCCCTACCCCACCCGGCCCCTTCGGCTCCCTCGGACCCGTCGGCGGTACCGGACCCCGGCGGCGCACCCGCCGTCGACGTCGTCCTCCCCTGCCTCGACGAGTCCGAGGCGCTGCCGTGGGTGCTCTCCCGCGTTCCCGCCGGATGGCGCGCGATCGTCGTGGACAACGGTTCCACGGACGGCTCCGCCGAAGTGGCCCGGACACTCGGGGCCACCGTCGTGCACGAGGCGCGGCGCGGTTTCGGAGCCGCCTGCCACGCGGGCCTGACCGCCGCCACCGCGGACATCGTCTGCTTCTGCGACTGCGACGCGTCGATGGACCCGGGGCTGCTGGCCCCGTTCGTCCGGGAGGTGACGGCGGGTCAGTCGGATCTGGTGCTCGGCCGCAGGAGGCCGCAGCGGCGGGACGCGTGGCCGCCCCACGCGCGCGCCGGCAACTTCGCGCTGGCGCGCATGCTGCGCCGGCGCACCGGCGTGCGGCTGCACGACCTCGGCCCGATGCGCGCCGCCCGGCGCACCGCACTCCTCGACCTGGACCTCACCGACCGGCGCAGCGGCTACCCCCTCCAGATGGTCGTGCGCGCCGCTGACGCGGGCTGGCGGATCGCCGAGCACGACGTGCCGTACCTCCCCCGCACCGGGAAGTCCAAGGTCACCGGCACCTGGCGGGGCACCTGGCACGCGGTGCGCGACATGCGCAAGGTCCTGCGGGAGCCGGCGGGCCCGGGGCACGGCCGCGGGCACCAGGCCGTCCCCGGCACCACGGCCGCCGCCAACGCAGAAGCCTCCCCCCGCACAGAAACCCCCACCGCATGA
- a CDS encoding isomerase → MTETTETAGAAGAAGAAGAAGAAEAPDAGQRETIDAYLRFWNTADAEEQRRLASEVFSDDVQYHAVIGALSGSPALIGFRDQFAEHMGAYAFRARRDPEVHHGRARLLWQLDAGGREPFATGTEVIVFAPDGRIATISGFLDQAPEGFDPNAHH, encoded by the coding sequence ATGACCGAGACCACCGAGACCGCAGGTGCCGCAGGTGCCGCAGGTGCCGCAGGTGCCGCAGGTGCCGCCGAGGCGCCGGACGCCGGGCAGCGGGAGACCATCGACGCCTACCTGCGGTTCTGGAACACGGCGGACGCCGAGGAGCAGCGGCGCCTCGCGTCCGAGGTGTTCAGCGACGACGTCCAGTACCACGCGGTGATCGGCGCCCTCAGCGGCTCGCCCGCCCTGATCGGCTTCCGCGACCAGTTCGCCGAGCACATGGGCGCCTACGCCTTCCGCGCCCGGCGGGACCCGGAGGTCCACCACGGCCGCGCACGCCTGCTGTGGCAGCTCGACGCGGGCGGCAGGGAGCCGTTCGCCACCGGCACCGAGGTCATCGTCTTCGCCCCGGACGGCCGCATCGCCACGATCAGCGGCTTCCTCGACCAGGCCCCCGAGGGCTTCGACCCGAACGCCCACCACTAG
- a CDS encoding helix-turn-helix domain-containing protein, with the protein MRRWRTRRRRSQMDVALAANLSTRHLSCIETGRATPSRNMIERLCDELDVPLRERNALYLAAGYAPVHGERPLADLGAARAAVTAVLAGHEPSPALAVNARWELLAANRAATFFLADLPPALCDPPMNVLRATLHPDGLSRRIRNLTQWRAHVRRRVGRQLARTAAEGLADLLSEIESYPAPEDHIEKDPTTDLVVPLLLSTDHGDLSLLYTTTVFGSPRDVTLDEIAIETFFPADTRTADLLRSMTG; encoded by the coding sequence GTGCGACGCTGGCGAACCCGCCGCCGCCGTTCGCAGATGGACGTCGCGCTCGCGGCCAACCTCTCCACCCGGCACCTGAGCTGCATCGAGACCGGGCGCGCCACCCCGAGCCGGAACATGATCGAGCGGCTCTGCGACGAGCTCGACGTGCCACTGCGCGAGCGCAACGCCCTGTACCTGGCCGCGGGCTACGCGCCGGTGCACGGCGAACGCCCGCTCGCCGACCTCGGCGCGGCCCGCGCCGCCGTGACGGCCGTGCTCGCCGGCCACGAGCCCAGCCCGGCACTCGCGGTCAACGCCCGGTGGGAACTGCTCGCCGCGAACCGCGCCGCGACGTTCTTCCTGGCGGACCTCCCGCCCGCACTGTGCGACCCGCCGATGAACGTGCTCAGGGCCACCCTGCACCCCGACGGCCTGTCCCGGCGGATCCGGAACCTCACCCAGTGGCGCGCACACGTCCGCCGCCGCGTCGGCCGCCAACTCGCCCGCACGGCAGCGGAGGGCCTGGCGGACCTGCTGTCCGAGATCGAGTCCTACCCGGCCCCCGAGGACCACATCGAGAAGGACCCGACCACGGACCTGGTCGTCCCCCTCCTCCTCTCCACGGACCACGGCGACCTCAGCCTCCTCTACACCACCACGGTCTTCGGCTCCCCCCGAGACGTGACCCTGGACGAAATAGCGATAGAAACCTTCTTCCCGGCAGACACCCGCACGGCGGACCTGCTCCGATCCATGACCGGGTGA
- a CDS encoding response regulator transcription factor — MPYPSLPPDGPESGTRPPTPAHPASPDRPVSSDRPARVLVVDDDPTVAEVVSGYLERAGHTVDRAADGPTALAQAAAHRPDLVVLDLMLPGMDGLEVCRRLRAEGPVPVIMLTARGDEDDRILGLEVGADDYVTKPFSPRELVLRVESVLRRSRLSAPGARPPGGQLSAAGLTLDPAGRRATKTGAELALTVREFDLLAFFLRNPGRAFSREELMREVWGWDFGDLSTVTVHVRRLRGKVEDDPARPTLIQTVWGVGYRMDVSGEAGGTAAV, encoded by the coding sequence ATGCCGTACCCCTCCCTCCCCCCGGACGGTCCCGAGTCGGGGACCCGACCCCCCACCCCGGCTCACCCCGCGTCGCCAGACCGGCCCGTGTCGTCGGACCGGCCCGCCCGGGTCCTGGTAGTGGACGACGACCCCACAGTCGCCGAGGTGGTCTCCGGCTACCTGGAACGCGCAGGCCACACGGTGGACCGCGCCGCCGACGGCCCCACCGCCCTCGCCCAGGCCGCCGCGCACCGCCCCGACCTCGTCGTGCTCGACCTGATGCTGCCGGGCATGGACGGCCTGGAGGTGTGCCGCCGGTTGCGCGCGGAGGGCCCGGTACCGGTGATCATGCTGACGGCGCGGGGCGACGAGGACGACCGGATCCTCGGCCTGGAAGTGGGCGCGGACGACTACGTCACCAAGCCCTTCAGCCCCCGCGAGCTGGTGCTCCGCGTCGAGTCCGTGCTGCGCCGCAGCCGCCTGTCCGCACCCGGTGCCCGCCCGCCCGGCGGGCAGCTGAGTGCGGCGGGTCTGACCCTCGACCCGGCGGGGCGCCGTGCCACCAAGACCGGTGCCGAACTGGCCCTCACCGTCCGCGAGTTCGACCTGCTCGCCTTCTTCCTGCGCAACCCCGGCCGGGCGTTCAGCCGGGAGGAGCTGATGCGGGAGGTCTGGGGCTGGGACTTCGGCGACCTCTCCACGGTCACCGTGCACGTGCGCCGGCTGCGCGGAAAGGTCGAGGACGATCCGGCCCGGCCCACCCTGATCCAGACGGTCTGGGGCGTCGGCTACCGCATGGACGTCTCCGGCGAGGCAGGCGGCACCGCGGCGGTCTAG
- a CDS encoding sensor histidine kinase KdpD: MYDTLLIALFAFLGSAAAGLLGVVVLRALRRRSLMVSLMVVAGVTVFAMLAGTLAVAWAMFLSEHDLSVVTTVDAMAAVVSLATALLLGRWVVASGRALAAATRSFGEAGSFAAPEEPATAELADLTRELELTSARLAASRDRERALETSRRELVAWISHDLRTPLAGLRAMSEALEDGVVADPDRYLRRMRTEVERLNDMVGDLFELSRIHAGTLALTPSRMSVYDLVGDALAGADPLAREHGVRLVGDGIEAVPVEVDGKEMSRVLGNLLINAIRRTPADGTVAVEARRAGQGVVLSVTDGCGGIPEDDLPRVFDTGWRGSDARTPPAGAGLGLAIVRGIVEAHHGKASVRNVTGGCRFEVTLPAAQPAAG, encoded by the coding sequence GTGTACGACACCCTCCTCATCGCGCTCTTCGCCTTCCTGGGCTCCGCCGCCGCGGGACTGCTCGGTGTCGTGGTGCTCCGTGCGCTACGGCGGCGTTCGCTGATGGTGTCGCTGATGGTGGTCGCCGGGGTCACGGTGTTCGCGATGCTGGCGGGCACGCTGGCGGTGGCCTGGGCGATGTTCCTGTCGGAGCACGACCTCTCGGTGGTGACGACGGTGGACGCGATGGCCGCCGTCGTCTCGCTCGCCACCGCGCTGCTGCTGGGCCGCTGGGTGGTGGCCAGCGGCCGTGCCCTGGCCGCGGCGACGCGTTCGTTCGGCGAGGCGGGCAGCTTCGCGGCCCCCGAGGAGCCGGCCACCGCCGAGCTGGCCGACCTCACCCGCGAACTGGAACTCACCAGTGCCCGGCTGGCCGCCTCCCGGGATCGCGAGCGCGCGCTGGAGACCTCGCGCCGCGAGCTGGTCGCCTGGATCTCGCACGACCTGCGCACCCCGCTCGCCGGGCTGCGGGCCATGTCGGAGGCGCTGGAGGACGGCGTGGTGGCCGACCCGGACCGCTACCTGCGCCGGATGCGCACCGAGGTGGAACGCCTCAACGACATGGTCGGCGACCTCTTCGAACTCTCCCGGATCCACGCCGGGACCCTGGCGCTCACACCGTCCCGGATGTCGGTCTACGACCTGGTGGGCGACGCGCTCGCCGGTGCGGACCCGCTGGCGCGCGAGCACGGCGTGCGGCTGGTGGGGGACGGGATCGAGGCGGTCCCGGTGGAGGTCGACGGCAAGGAGATGAGCAGGGTGCTCGGCAACCTCCTCATCAACGCGATCCGCCGCACCCCGGCGGACGGCACGGTGGCCGTGGAGGCGCGGCGGGCCGGGCAGGGCGTGGTGCTGTCGGTCACCGACGGCTGCGGGGGGATCCCCGAGGACGACCTGCCGCGCGTCTTCGACACCGGCTGGCGCGGCTCGGACGCCCGGACGCCACCCGCGGGCGCGGGGCTCGGCCTCGCCATCGTGCGCGGCATCGTGGAGGCCCACCACGGCAAGGCCAGCGTCCGCAACGTCACCGGTGGCTGCCGCTTCGAGGTCACCCTGCCGGCCGCACAGCCGGCGGCGGGCTGA
- a CDS encoding oxidoreductase, with product MNSEKITAAAAGTWKLGDREVNRLGFGAMRLTGNGMRGNSDGAPIDRDVAIGMLRRAVELGVNHVDTAAFYFSPLRSANELINRALSPYRDDVVIVTKVGPGRDPSGGWVTAARPEQLRGQVEENLRQLGRDHLDVVNLRRMRQDSISDHFGALAELRDAGLIRHLGISGVRPEHLAEAQAIAPVVCVQNSYSLDRRPAGTQALVEACGEQGIAFVPFFAISGDRLEAPASDTHDDAVLTVARAHGATPAQVRLAWTLHLGPHVLAIPGTANPDHLTENVAAGALRLSQDELARLQHPAP from the coding sequence TTGAACTCGGAGAAGATCACCGCGGCGGCCGCGGGCACCTGGAAGCTCGGCGACCGGGAGGTCAACCGCCTCGGCTTCGGCGCGATGCGCCTGACCGGCAACGGCATGAGGGGGAACTCCGACGGAGCCCCCATCGACCGCGACGTGGCGATCGGAATGCTGCGCCGCGCGGTCGAGCTCGGCGTGAATCACGTGGACACCGCAGCGTTCTACTTCTCCCCGTTGCGCTCCGCCAACGAGCTGATCAACCGGGCGCTTTCCCCGTACCGCGATGACGTGGTCATCGTCACCAAGGTGGGACCGGGACGGGACCCGTCGGGCGGGTGGGTGACCGCGGCGAGGCCCGAGCAGTTGCGCGGGCAGGTCGAGGAGAACCTGCGCCAGCTCGGCCGCGACCACCTCGACGTCGTCAACCTGCGAAGGATGCGCCAGGACTCGATCTCCGACCACTTCGGCGCCCTGGCCGAGTTGCGCGACGCCGGCCTCATCCGCCACCTGGGCATCTCCGGCGTCAGGCCCGAGCACCTCGCCGAGGCCCAGGCCATCGCCCCGGTGGTCTGCGTACAGAACTCGTACAGCCTCGACCGCCGGCCCGCGGGCACCCAGGCGCTGGTGGAGGCGTGCGGCGAACAGGGAATCGCGTTCGTGCCGTTCTTCGCGATCTCCGGGGATCGGCTCGAAGCACCGGCAAGCGACACGCACGACGACGCCGTGCTCACCGTCGCCCGCGCACACGGCGCGACGCCCGCCCAGGTCAGGCTGGCGTGGACGCTGCACCTCGGACCACACGTCCTGGCCATCCCGGGCACCGCCAACCCCGACCACCTGACCGAGAACGTGGCGGCCGGCGCACTGCGCCTCTCGCAGGACGAACTGGCCCGCCTCCAACACCCGGCGCCCTGA
- a CDS encoding substrate-binding domain-containing protein: MCALALVLTSCSHLTGSDDPDAHRSVSGDDVKVGLLLPEKETARYEKFDHPGVEREVKALTHGQGTVLYANAESSASRQRAQMDDMVAKGVDTILVDAVDAKSIAPAVRRAKTAGVNVIAYDRLAEGPVDGYITFDGQLVGQVQGQALVDALGEGAGKNTKIVMMNGSPTDPNAALFKEGALSELQDVTIAKSYDTVDWKPENARANMAAAIKSIGVKNIAGVYSANDGMAGGIIQALKAAGVTKMPPVTGQDAELAAVQRVLTGEQYMTVYKPYREEAAVAADMAVKISKGRMIEYDALAMAHSNNATTKGIPSHLVPVRPLTQKAIDSTVVKDKIYTVKDICTAAYQAACRSIGLE, encoded by the coding sequence ATGTGCGCGCTGGCGCTCGTCCTCACCTCCTGCTCCCACCTGACGGGCTCCGACGACCCCGACGCGCACCGCTCGGTCTCGGGCGACGACGTCAAGGTGGGGCTGCTGCTGCCCGAGAAGGAGACGGCGCGCTACGAGAAGTTCGACCACCCCGGCGTCGAGCGCGAGGTCAAGGCGCTGACGCACGGCCAGGGCACGGTCCTGTACGCGAACGCCGAGTCCAGCGCCAGCAGGCAGCGGGCCCAGATGGACGACATGGTCGCCAAGGGCGTCGACACCATCCTCGTCGACGCGGTGGACGCCAAGTCGATCGCCCCGGCCGTCCGGCGGGCCAAGACCGCCGGCGTCAACGTCATCGCGTACGACCGGCTCGCCGAGGGCCCGGTCGACGGCTACATCACCTTCGACGGCCAGCTCGTCGGCCAGGTGCAGGGCCAGGCGCTGGTGGACGCGCTGGGCGAGGGCGCCGGCAAGAACACCAAGATCGTGATGATGAACGGCTCGCCGACCGACCCGAACGCCGCCCTGTTCAAGGAGGGAGCGCTCTCCGAGCTCCAGGACGTGACGATCGCCAAGTCCTACGACACGGTGGACTGGAAGCCGGAGAACGCCCGCGCCAACATGGCCGCGGCGATCAAGTCCATCGGCGTCAAGAACATCGCGGGCGTCTACTCCGCGAACGACGGTATGGCGGGCGGCATCATCCAGGCCCTCAAGGCCGCGGGCGTCACCAAGATGCCCCCGGTCACCGGCCAGGACGCCGAGCTGGCCGCGGTGCAGCGGGTCCTCACGGGCGAGCAGTACATGACCGTGTACAAGCCCTACCGCGAGGAGGCGGCCGTCGCCGCCGACATGGCCGTCAAGATCTCCAAGGGCCGCATGATCGAGTACGACGCGCTCGCCATGGCCCACTCCAACAACGCCACCACCAAGGGCATCCCCTCGCACCTCGTCCCGGTGCGGCCGCTGACGCAGAAGGCGATCGACTCGACGGTGGTGAAGGACAAGATCTACACGGTCAAGGACATCTGCACGGCCGCCTATCAGGCGGCTTGCCGGTCGATCGGGCTGGAGTAG
- a CDS encoding NAD(P)-dependent oxidoreductase has product MHVLVTGAAGFIGSQVVEVLQERGHDVVGYDVLLPAAHHGPPPPPPEGVPRVVADVRDRDALRVALAGVDVVCHQAAMVGLGKDFADAPDYVACNDLGTAVLLATMAEQGVKGLVLAGSMVVYGEGRYECGRHGVVRPGPRAAHDLEAGRFEPLCPRCGAELRPGLVGEDAPMDPRNVYATTKLTQEHLAASWARTTGARATSLRYHNVYGPGMPRDTPYAGVASLFRSALARREAPQVYEDGGQRRDFVHVRDIAEANALAIEEVAALGGADGAAGPGGGAGTLTAYNAGSGTPHTVGEMAQALADAYGGPDPQVTGAFRLGDVRHITADSARLRADLGWHPRVGFDEGMRDFAKSPLRGTV; this is encoded by the coding sequence ATGCACGTACTGGTCACCGGCGCAGCCGGGTTCATCGGATCGCAGGTCGTGGAGGTGCTCCAGGAGCGCGGGCACGACGTCGTCGGGTACGACGTCCTGCTGCCCGCGGCGCACCACGGACCGCCCCCGCCCCCGCCGGAGGGCGTGCCGCGCGTCGTGGCGGACGTCCGCGACCGGGACGCGCTGCGGGTCGCGCTCGCCGGCGTCGACGTGGTCTGCCACCAGGCCGCGATGGTCGGCCTCGGCAAGGACTTCGCCGACGCCCCCGACTACGTCGCCTGCAACGACCTCGGCACCGCCGTGCTGCTCGCCACCATGGCCGAGCAGGGCGTCAAGGGACTCGTGCTCGCCGGGTCGATGGTCGTGTACGGGGAGGGCCGCTACGAGTGCGGCCGGCACGGCGTCGTCCGGCCCGGGCCGCGCGCCGCGCACGACCTGGAGGCCGGCCGCTTCGAGCCGCTCTGCCCGCGGTGCGGCGCCGAGCTGCGCCCGGGGCTGGTCGGCGAGGACGCCCCGATGGACCCCCGCAACGTCTACGCCACCACCAAGCTGACCCAGGAGCACCTGGCCGCGTCCTGGGCGCGCACCACCGGCGCGCGCGCCACCTCGCTGCGCTACCACAACGTCTACGGCCCCGGCATGCCCCGCGACACCCCCTACGCGGGCGTGGCCTCCCTCTTCCGCTCGGCGCTCGCGCGCCGCGAGGCGCCGCAGGTCTACGAGGACGGCGGGCAGCGGCGGGACTTCGTGCACGTCCGCGACATCGCCGAGGCGAACGCGCTGGCGATCGAGGAGGTGGCCGCCCTCGGCGGTGCCGACGGCGCCGCGGGCCCCGGCGGCGGCGCCGGAACCCTGACCGCGTACAACGCCGGCAGCGGCACCCCGCACACCGTCGGCGAGATGGCCCAGGCGCTCGCCGACGCGTACGGCGGGCCTGATCCACAGGTCACCGGCGCATTCCGGCTCGGCGACGTGCGGCACATCACCGCCGACTCCGCGCGGCTCCGCGCCGACCTCGGCTGGCACCCCCGGGTGGGGTTCGACGAGGGCATGCGGGACTTCGCCAAGTCCCCGCTGCGCGGAACGGTTTGA